The Flavobacteriales bacterium genome includes the window TCACAGGAGAGAACTCAAAACGGAAATCAGGAAAATGTTCTTTTACAAAATCCCGGGTCGGTTCGTCGTGACCGTTATCAATCACCAGCACATTCACATCAAAGCCATCGGGCACCTGTTTCATGGCGGTACGCACCGTAGGAAGGAGGAACTCCAGATGGTATTTCCCTTTGTAGGTCAGGATCAGGATACAACAGCTATGTCGCTTCTCATTCATACTTCATTCCTATCGATGACCGCGAAGATAATAGTAGAATCGGACCGGTTTGAAAAAAGTAAACAGCAAACCGGATTTATTCAGCCACCGGCAAAAGCGCAGATAAATCTTTTGAGAGGCGGTTGCCTGCGCCAGAAATAACCGTTTCAGTTCGGCATCGGCATCGCGGTCAAAGACCAGGTCAAGAAAGCGGCGGTAGTTGCGATGGGACCGGATCCTCTTTTTAAGTTGAGGATAACGTTCCAGTGCCATGGCACACATGCGTTCATTCTCTTCACGGATCAGCATACGGTTCTCTGGCTGGAAGGAAAAATTCCCGTCATGAATCCGGTATCGACCCAGTACCTCGGGAAGGTAATGCCATTTGCCGGAAGGATTGGCCGCATAATCATCCAGTGTAAACAGGAGTTCATGTTTGAATTTGAAGTCCGTTGGATAGCGGCCGTGTAGATAATATTCTGAGCGTGCCAGGCATGAAGAAGGCAGGACCCCGGACATCTTTTTTCCGAAAAACCAGTTTACCGGCAACACCCAATCCAACGGATCTTCCGGCACCTTGCCATCATCGGAAAGCTTTTTGATTTCCGCACCCGTTTCACTGTCGAACATGATCATATCATGATGACACAACACCACATCGGGTTGCACCTTCAGAAGATTTACCTGTGTTTCAATCTTCCCCGGCAACATCACATCGTCGCCTCCGAGAAATGCGGTAAACTCTCCCTGGCAATGATCAAAAGCGCGGTTAAAGTTTTGAGAGATGCCCTGATTCTTCTCCGAAAAAAGCGGTCGGATACGGGCATCACGATCAGCAAACCCGCGAATGATATCGCATGTACGATCGGTGGAAGCATCATCACTAATCACTACCTCAAGGTTCGTGTATGACTGATCCAGCACACTCTGCAGCGTTTCAGCAATAAATCGTTCCTGGTTATATGCGGGTATCACCACACTGACCAGACCTGGTATGAAGTTGGTTGCCATTAGCCGATGCCGATGCGTTGTTTGGCAATGAACCGAAGATAGGCAGTCAGTCTGGACAGCGAATAATGCTTCATGATCAGGTTACGCCGGTCAGCAAGGAAGGCTTGGTCAAGATGTGTACCACTCTCACCGCGGTTGTTGTAATGCACTATGGTACGTGGAAGGTA containing:
- a CDS encoding glycosyltransferase, which translates into the protein MATNFIPGLVSVVIPAYNQERFIAETLQSVLDQSYTNLEVVISDDASTDRTCDIIRGFADRDARIRPLFSEKNQGISQNFNRAFDHCQGEFTAFLGGDDVMLPGKIETQVNLLKVQPDVVLCHHDMIMFDSETGAEIKKLSDDGKVPEDPLDWVLPVNWFFGKKMSGVLPSSCLARSEYYLHGRYPTDFKFKHELLFTLDDYAANPSGKWHYLPEVLGRYRIHDGNFSFQPENRMLIREENERMCAMALERYPQLKKRIRSHRNYRRFLDLVFDRDADAELKRLFLAQATASQKIYLRFCRWLNKSGLLFTFFKPVRFYYYLRGHR